One Oscillospiraceae bacterium genomic region harbors:
- a CDS encoding type IV pilus twitching motility protein PilT, producing MLKLIVGTKGSGKTKTMIDMIDKATKTTSGNIVVIEKCMKLTTEINHAARLVDVDEYGVVGADMLYGFVAGVLAGNYDITELFIDGILRIIDHDMAAAAKVLEAINKITPNIEVVVTVSADAADLPEDLKKYVI from the coding sequence ATGCTGAAACTGATCGTTGGAACCAAGGGCTCCGGCAAGACCAAAACCATGATCGACATGATCGACAAAGCTACCAAAACCACTTCCGGCAATATCGTTGTCATCGAGAAGTGCATGAAGCTCACCACCGAGATCAACCACGCAGCCCGCTTGGTTGACGTAGATGAGTACGGCGTTGTCGGCGCTGACATGCTGTACGGCTTCGTGGCTGGCGTCCTGGCTGGTAACTACGACATCACCGAGCTGTTCATCGACGGCATCCTGCGCATCATCGACCACGACATGGCCGCCGCCGCCAAGGTGCTGGAAGCTATCAACAAGATCACCCCCAACATCGAGGTCGTCGTCACCGTTTCTGCTGACGCTGCCGATCTGCCGGAAGATCTGAAGAAGTACGTGATCTGA
- a CDS encoding glucose-6-phosphate isomerase has product MAVAFNGKHLAKFIRPEEYEAIYPQVELAHKQLETKTGFGNDFLGWLDLPVTYDKEEFARIKEAAQKIRSDSDVLLVAGIGGSYLGARAVVEAVKGLYHNETSDGPKIYFCGNTISPTALNDIIKLTKGKRFSINVISKSGTTTETALAFRVLRKLLEDSVGVEEANKRIYATTDRAKGTLKQLATEQGWPTFVVPDDVGGRYSVLTAVGLLPIACAGIDIDELMQGAADGLKKFGQCSIDNDAYRYAMTRNILYRKGKSVETLACFEPDFTMMNEWYKQLFGESEGKDQKGLMPTSCIFSTDLHSMGQFLQDGSRIMFETYVDVKHTREDFFIEELEGNFDGLNFLANQNMSVVNRKAMEGTILAHTDGGVPLGLIEVDSLSAHDVGELIYFFWRACAVSGYLLSVNPFDQPGVESYKKNMFALLGKPGYEDRKAELEASLKD; this is encoded by the coding sequence ATGGCTGTTGCATTTAATGGCAAGCATCTTGCAAAATTCATCCGTCCTGAAGAATATGAGGCGATCTACCCGCAGGTCGAGTTAGCCCATAAGCAGCTGGAGACCAAGACTGGTTTCGGCAATGACTTCTTGGGTTGGCTTGACCTGCCTGTTACTTATGACAAGGAAGAGTTCGCCCGCATCAAAGAGGCCGCACAGAAGATCCGTTCGGATTCCGATGTGCTGCTCGTCGCTGGTATCGGCGGTTCTTATCTGGGTGCCCGTGCTGTAGTGGAGGCCGTCAAGGGCCTGTACCACAACGAGACTTCCGACGGCCCGAAGATCTACTTCTGCGGCAACACGATCTCGCCCACCGCCCTGAACGACATCATCAAGCTCACCAAGGGCAAGCGTTTTTCCATCAATGTCATCTCCAAGTCCGGTACGACTACCGAGACCGCGCTGGCTTTCCGCGTCCTGCGCAAGCTGCTGGAGGATTCCGTTGGTGTTGAGGAAGCCAACAAGCGCATCTACGCCACGACCGACCGTGCCAAAGGCACCCTCAAGCAGCTGGCTACTGAGCAGGGCTGGCCCACCTTCGTCGTTCCCGATGACGTCGGCGGCCGCTACTCTGTCCTGACCGCTGTTGGCCTGCTGCCCATCGCCTGCGCCGGCATTGATATTGACGAGCTGATGCAGGGCGCTGCTGACGGCCTGAAGAAGTTCGGCCAGTGCAGCATCGACAACGACGCTTACCGTTACGCCATGACCCGCAACATCCTGTACCGCAAGGGCAAGAGTGTGGAGACCCTGGCCTGCTTTGAGCCGGACTTCACCATGATGAACGAGTGGTACAAGCAGCTGTTCGGCGAGAGCGAGGGCAAAGACCAGAAGGGCCTGATGCCCACTTCCTGCATCTTCTCCACCGACCTGCACTCCATGGGTCAGTTCCTGCAGGACGGCAGCCGTATCATGTTCGAGACCTATGTCGACGTCAAGCACACCCGTGAGGACTTCTTTATTGAAGAGCTGGAGGGCAACTTCGACGGTCTGAACTTCCTGGCCAACCAGAACATGAGCGTTGTCAACCGCAAGGCTATGGAGGGTACCATCCTCGCCCATACCGACGGCGGCGTGCCCCTGGGCCTGATCGAAGTGGACAGCCTGTCTGCCCATGACGTCGGTGAGCTGATCTACTTCTTCTGGCGTGCCTGCGCTGTCTCCGGCTATCTGCTGAGCGTCAACCCCTTTGACCAGCCCGGCGTCGAGAGCTACAAGAAGAACATGTTCGCCCTGCTGGGCAAGCCCGGTTACGAGGACCGCAAGGCCGAACTGGAAGCCAGCCTGAAAGACTAA
- a CDS encoding D-alanyl-D-alanine carboxypeptidase, which translates to MKKPAFTLVLCLLLALLTMLRSYAAAADALPHITPAGTDTLDVPCAAAILIDEDSGTVLYEKNADQQRPIASITKVMTLLLTFEALSAGRISLSDTVPVSEHAYHMGGSQIWLEPGEQMTLDDMLKAICISSANDAAVAVAEFVGGSEPAFVQQMNARAAELGLTNTHFENACGLDAEGHLSTARDVAMMSREILLHHAEVRNYCSIWMDSLRDGATQLINTNKLLKTYNGITGLKTGTTSRAGVCISASAERNDLRLIAVVLGADSGKERFAAATALLDYGFANYENVTPQMSVDAPEAISVSHGTADKVELIYSTPTRFLMPKNAAEPLTSTIELPRKLAAPVAQGAHLGTVQLSSGGEVLASFPISAAQDVDALSFRYCFGRLVDSLLLYQGDFVQNK; encoded by the coding sequence ATGAAAAAACCTGCCTTTACTCTGGTTCTGTGCCTGCTGTTGGCGCTGCTTACCATGCTGCGCAGCTATGCGGCCGCCGCCGATGCGCTCCCGCACATCACCCCGGCCGGCACCGACACGCTGGATGTGCCCTGCGCTGCGGCAATCCTCATTGACGAGGATTCCGGCACTGTGCTGTACGAGAAAAACGCCGACCAGCAGCGGCCCATCGCCTCTATTACAAAAGTAATGACGCTGCTACTCACCTTTGAAGCGCTGTCCGCCGGGCGCATCAGTTTAAGCGACACTGTGCCTGTCAGTGAGCATGCCTATCACATGGGCGGCAGCCAGATCTGGCTGGAGCCGGGCGAGCAGATGACGCTGGACGACATGCTGAAAGCCATCTGCATTTCCAGTGCCAACGATGCCGCTGTGGCGGTGGCCGAATTTGTGGGCGGCAGCGAACCCGCCTTTGTGCAGCAGATGAACGCCCGCGCTGCTGAGCTGGGCCTGACCAACACCCACTTTGAGAACGCCTGCGGCCTGGACGCCGAGGGACACCTTTCCACCGCCCGCGATGTAGCTATGATGAGCCGGGAAATTTTGCTGCACCATGCCGAGGTCCGCAACTACTGCTCCATCTGGATGGACTCTCTGCGGGACGGCGCGACCCAGTTAATCAACACCAACAAGCTGCTCAAGACTTACAATGGCATCACGGGGCTGAAGACCGGCACCACCAGCCGGGCGGGCGTCTGCATCTCCGCCAGTGCCGAGCGAAACGACCTGCGGCTGATTGCCGTGGTGCTGGGGGCGGATTCCGGCAAAGAGCGTTTTGCCGCCGCCACAGCCTTGCTGGACTACGGCTTTGCCAATTATGAGAACGTCACCCCGCAGATGTCTGTCGATGCACCGGAAGCCATCTCTGTCAGCCACGGCACCGCAGACAAAGTCGAGCTTATCTACAGCACGCCGACGCGCTTTTTGATGCCAAAAAATGCCGCTGAGCCCCTGACTTCAACCATCGAGCTGCCCCGGAAGCTGGCCGCGCCCGTGGCCCAGGGCGCACACTTAGGCACCGTGCAGCTGAGCAGCGGCGGGGAAGTGCTGGCCAGTTTCCCCATCAGCGCCGCACAGGACGTGGACGCATTGAGCTTCCGCTATTGTTTCGGACGACTAGTCGACAGTTTACTGCTTTACCAGGGAGATTTTGTGCAAAATAAATGA
- a CDS encoding YceD family protein: MQFDLRAFLEGARKPYEAHFQADLTQSDFGGYTLAAPAECDFTATPTDDGAALLLCVKAQIHAECARCLEPLTQDYCFERDYLILPRDLEDPDFELPCNEQGCIDLDELVYQELIFEVPAVLLCSADCQGLCPICGKKKAAGCTCKPAADAAPVDARLSILKQLLS, from the coding sequence ATGCAATTTGATCTTCGAGCTTTTCTAGAGGGTGCCCGAAAACCTTACGAGGCACATTTTCAGGCAGACCTCACGCAGTCCGATTTTGGCGGCTATACGCTGGCTGCCCCGGCTGAATGTGACTTTACGGCAACGCCCACCGATGATGGCGCGGCGTTGCTATTGTGTGTAAAGGCACAGATTCATGCCGAGTGCGCCCGCTGTCTTGAACCACTCACTCAAGATTACTGCTTTGAGCGCGACTACCTGATCCTGCCAAGGGATTTAGAAGACCCGGATTTTGAACTGCCCTGCAACGAACAAGGCTGCATTGACCTCGATGAGCTGGTCTATCAAGAGCTGATCTTCGAGGTTCCGGCAGTGCTGCTGTGCAGTGCTGATTGTCAAGGTCTATGCCCCATTTGCGGCAAAAAGAAGGCCGCAGGTTGTACCTGCAAGCCCGCAGCCGACGCTGCGCCCGTA